Genomic DNA from Peribacillus sp. FSL H8-0477:
TCACTTGAATTTCAACATGACGGAAGTCCTCAATAAATTTCTCCAGGTAGACGCCAGGATTACCAAAAGCTGTTGCAGCTTCCTGCTGGGTAATGTTAATGCCCTTGATCAGCTCCTGTTCATTCCTAGCAACCCGAATTCCTTTACCACCGCCGCCTGCTGTTGCTTTAATAATGACCGGATAGGCAAGTTTCTCTGCTAGTTCTACGGCTTCTGCCGTATCTTTAATGATTCCTTTTGAACCAGGTACAATCGGGACGCCTGCATCTTTCATCGTTTCTCTAGCCACATCTTTTGTACCCATTTTCGAGATAGCCTCTGGACTAGGTCCGATGAAAATAAGGCTGCACTCCCGGCAAAGTTCTGCGAAGTCCGCATTTTCTGCTAGAAAACCATAGCCTGGATGAATCGCATCCGTTCCTGTAAGCTTTGCCGTACTAATGATGTTGGTAATATTTAAGTAACTGTCCTTCGATGATTTTGGACCAATACAATACGCTTCGTCAGCAAGCTGAACATGCAATGCTTCTCTATCAGCTTCTGAAAAAACGGCTACCGTTTCGATTCCTAATTCTTTACAGGCGCGTATAATCCGTACAGCAATTTCTCCCCGGTTAGCAATTAATATCTTCTTAATCATTTAGAACAACTCCTCATTCAGCCTTTACTGTAAACAATGCTTGGCCATATTCTACTAATTGACCGTCCTTAACAAGTATGTCAACGATTTCTCCGTTTTCTTCAGCTTCAATTTCATTAAATAACTTCATTGCCTCAACAATACATACAATTGAATCTTTTTTCACTTTCGAACCTCTTGATACGTAGTTATCCTCTTCCGGCGATGGAGAAGCATAAAAAGTACCGACCATAGGTGAAGTGATTGTATGTAAATTCGTAATTGGTGCTTCTTGTTTTACTTCAGGTTCTGCTTGCTGTTGTCCTGCTGGTCTAACATCCTTAACAGGTTCTTGAACCGCTATTGCAGCCGGTACCTCTTTGATGATTTGTACAGGTTGATCAGCACCTGTTTTCTTCATTTTAATTTTTGTTCCTTCTTGTTCATATACAAATTCGGTAATGCTTGATTGGTCAACTAATTTAATAATTTCTCGAATTTCTTGTACTTTCAACATCCTTGGCACCCCTTGTCCTATTTTTAATATTGGTTGGTAATAGAAAGTGCAGCTTACCTGCATTTGGTTAGTACAGCCATCCGCCATACCTATTTAATAATACTGGTTCTACTTCATACTCTATCAAAAATTATCATGACCAGCTACTATTATCATACGGTAAGACCACCCTAACATTCAACCCAACGTGAATAAAGCGCTTACTTCCTTTATTTATTCTACCTCTTATTTCGAAAATTGAGAATCATTTGACAGCCATTTCTTTTACTCCTGCAACTCCTATGAAGGTTCGCAATATACATTAACCAGATAATCGTCTACTTAAAAGCAAAAAAAATAACCGCGAGGCCTAATATGCCATCTGCGGTTT
This window encodes:
- the accB gene encoding acetyl-CoA carboxylase biotin carboxyl carrier protein; translated protein: MLKVQEIREIIKLVDQSSITEFVYEQEGTKIKMKKTGADQPVQIIKEVPAAIAVQEPVKDVRPAGQQQAEPEVKQEAPITNLHTITSPMVGTFYASPSPEEDNYVSRGSKVKKDSIVCIVEAMKLFNEIEAEENGEIVDILVKDGQLVEYGQALFTVKAE